In Dromiciops gliroides isolate mDroGli1 chromosome 4, mDroGli1.pri, whole genome shotgun sequence, one DNA window encodes the following:
- the TTC19 gene encoding tetratricopeptide repeat protein 19, mitochondrial isoform X1 — MWGPLSRSFGRGLLAAAGRRRRGYARLLLAGPRGGGGGGGGSGRRGTEVAGKPPRLGQGRSGRGLCVVALAALSWFFKSAPAEVEEEDEDDEEEAEEVESPPSETELRIIEMLKRAKLSIMKKEPEEAERILHEALHLAHKADTRKAIIYTYDMMANLAFMRNQLEKAEKLFKATMSYLLVGGMKQEDNAIIEISLKLASIYATLKRQEFAFAGYEFCISTLERKITREKALTEDAMPAEEKANTHLLLGMCYDSYARYLLDVNRLADAQKMYEKALQISKEIRGERHPQTVVLMNDLATTLDAQGRFDEAYIYVKKATELARQIEHPELHRVLSNMAGILMHKASFVEAKYVYEEALKEAELKGDVASIEHIKEELAELASSRGL, encoded by the exons ATGTGGGGCCCGTTGAGTCGCAGCTTCGGCCGGGGCCTCTTGGCGGCCGCGGGCCGGCGGCGCCGGGGCTATGCTCGGCTCCTGCTGGCGGGGCCCCGCggtggcggtggcggcggcggcggcagcggccgAAGGGGCACCGAGGTGGCCGGCAAGCCTCCCCGCCTCGGGCAGGGCCGCTCGGGCCGCGGACTGTGCGTGGTGGCGCTGGCGG CTTTGTCGTGGTTCTTCAAAAGCGCCCCCgctgaggtggaggaggaggacgaggatgACGAAGAGGAGGCGGAGGAGGTAGAGAGCCCGCCCTCCGAGACCGAACTCCGGATCATCGAGATGCTGAAGCGGGCCAAG TTGAGCATTATGAAAAAGGAGCCGGAGGAGGCAGAGCGAATTTTGCACGAGGCCCTCCATCTTGCTCATAAGGCAGATACCAGGAAGGCCATCATCTACACCTATGACATG ATGGCTAACTTGGCGTTCATGAGGAATCAGCTTGAAAAA gCAGAAAAGCTTTTTAAAGCAACAATGAGCTATCTCCTGGTTGGGGGCATGAAGCAG GAGGACAATGCAATAATTGAAATATCCCTAAAGTTGGCCAGTATCTATGCCACTCTGAAAAG ACAGGAATTTGCTTTTGCTGGCTATGAGTTCTGCATTTCAACCCTGGAGAGAAAAATCACAAGAGAGAAAGCATTAACAGAAGATGCTATGCCAG CAGAAGAGAAGGCCAACACCCATCTCCTGCTGGGCATGTGCTATGACTCCTATGCTCGATACCTCCTTGATGTCAACCGACTAGCCGATGCCCAAAAAATGTATGAGAAAGCATTGCAGATTTCCAAAGAGATCCGAGGAGAAAGACACCCACAG ACCGTGGTGCTGATGAACGACCTGGCCACTACCCTGGATGCACAAGGCCGCTTTGACGAGGCCTATATATATGTGAAAAAGGCAACGGAGCTGGCGAGGCAGATTGAGCACCCCGAGCTTCACCGCGTGCTCAGCAACATGGCAGGAATATTGATGCACAAAG CGAGCTTTGTCGAAGCCAAATATGTCTACGAGGAGGCCCTGAAAGAGGCTGAGCTAAAGGGAGACGTGGCTTCCATCGAGCACATCAAGGAGGAGCTGGCCGAGCTGGCCAGCAGCCGTGGCCTTTGA
- the TTC19 gene encoding tetratricopeptide repeat protein 19, mitochondrial isoform X2, translating into MWGPLSRSFGRGLLAAAGRRRRGYARLLLAGPRGGGGGGGGSGRRGTEVAGKPPRLGQGRSGRGLCVVALAALSWFFKSAPAEVEEEDEDDEEEAEEVESPPSETELRIIEMLKRAKLSIMKKEPEEAERILHEALHLAHKADTRKAIIYTYDMMANLAFMRNQLEKAEKLFKATMSYLLVGGMKQEDNAIIEISLKLASIYATLKRQEFAFAGYEFCISTLERKITREKALTEDAMPEEKANTHLLLGMCYDSYARYLLDVNRLADAQKMYEKALQISKEIRGERHPQTVVLMNDLATTLDAQGRFDEAYIYVKKATELARQIEHPELHRVLSNMAGILMHKASFVEAKYVYEEALKEAELKGDVASIEHIKEELAELASSRGL; encoded by the exons ATGTGGGGCCCGTTGAGTCGCAGCTTCGGCCGGGGCCTCTTGGCGGCCGCGGGCCGGCGGCGCCGGGGCTATGCTCGGCTCCTGCTGGCGGGGCCCCGCggtggcggtggcggcggcggcggcagcggccgAAGGGGCACCGAGGTGGCCGGCAAGCCTCCCCGCCTCGGGCAGGGCCGCTCGGGCCGCGGACTGTGCGTGGTGGCGCTGGCGG CTTTGTCGTGGTTCTTCAAAAGCGCCCCCgctgaggtggaggaggaggacgaggatgACGAAGAGGAGGCGGAGGAGGTAGAGAGCCCGCCCTCCGAGACCGAACTCCGGATCATCGAGATGCTGAAGCGGGCCAAG TTGAGCATTATGAAAAAGGAGCCGGAGGAGGCAGAGCGAATTTTGCACGAGGCCCTCCATCTTGCTCATAAGGCAGATACCAGGAAGGCCATCATCTACACCTATGACATG ATGGCTAACTTGGCGTTCATGAGGAATCAGCTTGAAAAA gCAGAAAAGCTTTTTAAAGCAACAATGAGCTATCTCCTGGTTGGGGGCATGAAGCAG GAGGACAATGCAATAATTGAAATATCCCTAAAGTTGGCCAGTATCTATGCCACTCTGAAAAG ACAGGAATTTGCTTTTGCTGGCTATGAGTTCTGCATTTCAACCCTGGAGAGAAAAATCACAAGAGAGAAAGCATTAACAGAAGATGCTATGCCAG AAGAGAAGGCCAACACCCATCTCCTGCTGGGCATGTGCTATGACTCCTATGCTCGATACCTCCTTGATGTCAACCGACTAGCCGATGCCCAAAAAATGTATGAGAAAGCATTGCAGATTTCCAAAGAGATCCGAGGAGAAAGACACCCACAG ACCGTGGTGCTGATGAACGACCTGGCCACTACCCTGGATGCACAAGGCCGCTTTGACGAGGCCTATATATATGTGAAAAAGGCAACGGAGCTGGCGAGGCAGATTGAGCACCCCGAGCTTCACCGCGTGCTCAGCAACATGGCAGGAATATTGATGCACAAAG CGAGCTTTGTCGAAGCCAAATATGTCTACGAGGAGGCCCTGAAAGAGGCTGAGCTAAAGGGAGACGTGGCTTCCATCGAGCACATCAAGGAGGAGCTGGCCGAGCTGGCCAGCAGCCGTGGCCTTTGA